One window of the Candidatus Margulisiibacteriota bacterium genome contains the following:
- a CDS encoding pseudouridine synthase: MRKHKYILFNKPYGVLCQFTDEEGRPTLKDYIDIPGVYPVGRLDRDSEGLVLLTDDGAFQHDMADPRKKVWKKYLVQVEKVPDQEQLKKLRDGVVFAGKKTLPAKVKVIDPPCLWERSKPIRFRATIPTSWLELSICEGRNRQVRRMTAAVGLPCLRLVRTEIGPYKLQGLPPGEYSIISMIKLKEGGA, translated from the coding sequence ATGAGAAAACATAAATATATTCTTTTTAATAAGCCGTACGGAGTGTTGTGCCAGTTTACGGATGAGGAGGGGCGGCCGACATTAAAGGACTACATCGATATACCCGGAGTGTATCCTGTCGGCAGGCTGGACCGGGACAGCGAAGGTCTGGTGCTGCTGACGGATGACGGGGCTTTTCAGCACGATATGGCTGATCCCAGAAAAAAGGTGTGGAAAAAATATCTGGTGCAGGTGGAGAAGGTCCCGGATCAGGAGCAGCTCAAAAAGCTCAGAGATGGCGTTGTATTTGCCGGCAAAAAGACGCTGCCCGCAAAGGTCAAAGTGATAGATCCCCCGTGTCTCTGGGAAAGGTCAAAACCGATAAGATTTAGGGCAACCATTCCCACAAGCTGGCTTGAGCTCTCTATTTGCGAAGGGCGCAACAGACAGGTCCGCAGGATGACGGCGGCTGTAGGGCTTCCCTGTTTAAGGCTGGTCCGTACTGAGATAGGCCCTTATAAGCTGCAAGGACTGCCGCCGGGAGAATATAGTATAATATCAATGATCAAGCTCAAAGAAGGGGGTGCTTAA